From the genome of Tachypleus tridentatus isolate NWPU-2018 chromosome 6, ASM421037v1, whole genome shotgun sequence:
ACCAATAAAATATGAAGACTCCATTATTCCCTTAAAACCACACGTATAAGAATTACAGAATCCATCAGAACTGTCCTATCACCTCTATCCGAGTTGTTACCATCCCACCAGATAAGCATTCATTCTACATTCATACATAACCGAacattattattctaattaaCATCCACACGATTTCAACTGTATTTGTCTTTAAAACTAAGCATAATCCACTTCGAATTAACAAAAGAACAACTTTGACTATTATTTTTCTCCACGCATTTATTTGGTTCCTATGCGACAGAAAGTCTAACAACAGCGTACCGTATTAATACAATTAGTTGGTCAGTGGTGATTAGTTAGGCTTCTATATCAGTTACTTTCGCGTGTTTATATCAGGTCTTTATACTGACTTGGGTAACATTCATTGCATTCGAAGACATATAACATTTCACATTCCACCACCCAAACAGAATTGTTATAATAACCATGCGCCACAAGGAAATGGGGCTATTTTTCTTCACACTCCTGTTACTCCAATTTGAAGTATCCCTTTCTTCAACAGGTGGACAGTCATGACTCTGGGTTTGGTGGTTGTGTCGCCCTCTATCGCACGTGTCTTTGTTAGGACCGATGCACGCAGCGTAAGCCATAGCGTGAGGTATGTAAGTTTGCTCGAACACACCCCTGAAAAGGTGAGACATAGGTCCATGGGCGTATACCGTGACATCTTCCCCTCCGTGTGTGTCCCATCGTCGAGGGACCGCTGACTGTTGCACGTAATTTTTATGTTCTGAAAATATAAGTCACTAAAAATCAACGATAACTATAACGAACTgctaaattacatattttaatattcattattatattccatatattttgtaactttcaaTTTAATCTGATATAATGGCATGTAAATATAGCTTTAAATTAACGTATTTTACGATCATTTTATATCCgaattttattagttaaatatttgatttcttcAAACAAAACTGAGACCAAAAATAGGgttcattttgtagttttatatgtCTTGTATTCTCTATATTCATAAACGGAATgcaaatatgtgtttgtttttttaatttcgcggaaagctacacgatggctatttgcgcttgccgtccctaatttagcagtataagactagatggaaggcagctagtcatcatcacacaccgccaactcatgggctactgttttaccagcgaatagtaggattgacagtcatgctataacgcctccacggctgaaagggcaaggatgtgtggtgacaaggattcgaacctgcgacctttagattataagtcgagcgccgtaaccatTTGGCTATGCCTGGGCCAGGAAAGcaaataatttaagattttttaaatttttggaaaaaagatatataattattagaataaaacattAGGATATTTTAATtcatcaaataataaaacaactattataatttaattcgCAACGGTTGCTTGAGGTGCATTAATTTGTTGTCCTCCGGTAGAACATCGGTAAGCCTAATCTTATTATAAGAAATTTCATAATGAACTGATACTAAGGTAAGCTTAATTGTACTATAATGTCTTCTAAATTCTTACCAGTGTCGATGCCTGTAAGATTCTGTCTCCCTAACGGGAAATTTCTACTATATCCAGGTCCGTTTGAATACAGAAGAGTCGTGTATGGTAAACTGTCTACATCAGACACGTGGTCATCCGTTCCTAGTTTAGGACAAATATACGTATACAGTATTTTTAAGTAATGACATGCAAGTCAAGATTCGCAAcatttggtttaattttaattatatgctttctgttatttattattcttgtttacatttttaagtattataatcTTTAACTTATTAATTTCGAATCTTACGTATTTTAATGTATGACATAAAATATAGTGCATTACGATTTATGTAATTTCATAACCGTAAGCCAACATTTAAAACTAACACTAGTTTCAGTTAGTGCTAGCGACGAGAAACACACAATTTCTTTTCTGATTAAATCATGGTGAATTATAACTAAAGTTATGTTTTCAATGGTAAAGTTATCATTTTTCTTTtggttaaaaatgaaatttttagaACAAAACGTACAAATCAGGATTAAAACTTTTCCAAACTTCAACTCAAGACAAGTAATGTGCAATTATCGGTATTAAAAATGATGTTTTCTCGAATACGACATTCATACTCGAATTTAACAGTAACATCGAATAACACGAACTTAAGAAACTTTTCAAAtccttgaaaatttaattttcaagtaCTCcaattgttttttcattattattttaaaactgcaaaataaagtttattatgtgggataaaaaacaattagtcaacatAATTTccttaaacacattttattttgtttgttttttttgttgttatattcgTCACTCTGTTTTAGTATTGTCACTCAATACAAATCAATTTTACAGAATTATAAGGTAAAATTTCCAAATACCTAAAATTGGATTTCCTCGTTTAGGGTGACCACCAAAAGTAAACACGTGCGAATGATCTGAAgtcacaacaattaaagtgtcaTCTTCTCTTGTCATCTCTAACGCTTTATTTACAGCGCTCTCTAGTGCCAATGTGTCCGTGAGAGCTCGATAAGCATTGTTAAAGTGGTGGGCATGGTCTATTCGGCCACCTGGTAATAAAATAGAACATTATTTTACTAGACATTATTAGGTCTTTGGTAGGTTTCGTGACTTAGTGCATAACAGTTTAATGTTATGTTACTTTATATTATGAAttagtttatgaaaataatttagcaAGCAAAAAAGTGgatagttattttatattgtattcatagctttggaaattaaatttattaatagttattttatattgtattcgtAGCTttggaaattaaatttattaatagttattttatattgtattcatagctttgaaaattaaatttattaatagttttttatattgtattcataGCTTTGGAAATGAGTACACTGGCCTATTTAGGTAGAGGCTAGATCCAGGGCCCATGGTTTAATGAGGGCcctttgataattttattgtatcATCCATAAAATTACATGAGATGTAGGACTCACAAAAATTATTACTCCGAGCCCACACAACTTTAAATTCGCCACAGAATTAGTAAGCTATTCACGTAATAACCagtaaagaaatgtaataatattacataatattaaattagcTAAAGCCATATCATTAAAGTGTGAAAATCGAACACCTTTTACAAACAAagattataaaaaagtaaacttaCATAATAAGAGAGAGGAAAAAAGAGAAATACaccttttatcaaaaataattttaaaaatatatgaaaaaggGTTAAAGTCGCCTTCGACTAACAAGAATCATAACACAACAGGTCAGTTTCCTTCTCCCAACAGGAAACTGAGGGCGTctgtaaattattacattaacTGATGATGTAAGATAAACGACCGTAGTTTAATTGTGAACAATACATTAGGTTTGTCTATGGCCAATGGTGTTGGGGCTTGAATGATTTCCAGAGGATAACCGATCTCCGTACACGTACGTACCAGAATTTCCAAACAATGTCCTTAAAATATCTCCAGCTAAACTAATTTACTATGTGTGGTTTCTATTATATTCAAGTGACAAACTGACATCGTGTATAAAGCAAAGGCTAAGTTTACCTTCTACTAACAGGAAAAACCCGTGAGGGTTCCTACGGAGTATTTCAATAGCTTTTTGTGTCATCTCAGCCAAGGAAGGTTCTCCACTAGGACTGCTGTCTCGGTCAGTTTCATAAGTCATGTGCGAGTAGTCAAACAAACCTGCAAGAAAACCAGAACCTAGCAGTTTAATGATAGTTTCACTTCAGTACCggaatactaaataataattaaaaaatagaagATTCCAGTGGacgtttgtatttttttgtttcatctcAGTTACAGAAGTTGGCTGCAAATTACGATCAACAATGTCTGTCTTGAGCCCTGCTTGTGCATTCTGAGATGTGAATGTCCACCCATTTCATTTTTTGTCGTCCTTTCGTTATCTTTCTTCCGCTTTTCCTTCTAGAATAATTTTTGCATCTTGTTGGACTTTATGTCCAATATGGCTTCATATTTCAgttgaagaaattatttttttatttaattgaactaCCCCTTACTTGATCTTTAGAAActaatcaaataaacagaaattacCTAATAAGTAATCAATTTTCCCAGTATCAACTACTTCAAAGTCCTCTTTCTTCCACACAAAACGATGTCGCAGTTCTCGCACCTCTTTGTCCTTAAGCCACTCTTCAATCAGGTTCCTACCGTCTTCACGTCGTCCTACGTTAGCTGGACTTTCAGGATCTCGTATGCTTTGGGGCAGAAAATGACGACGTCCTCCACCAAGTATTACCTGAAGAACAAACAGTGCAAGTTTAGATTGTTTCAAAAAACAATAGACTAAAGAAATAACCCAAAATAGCAGCGTAACTTGAAATTCGTTTAGGCAGgattaaaatatcttattctgTGAgactattttctttcttatattgGTTTAtcaaaccaggcacaaaactgaagtctatactatgtaaaaactacactggcaaacaccataccaacaatatttataaaatacaatgtgataactgccacgacttctatattggaaaaacaagtagaaaaatggaaaccagattcaaagaacataaaaagtcaccttcacacgtcttcgaacactgcaagtcaaaaaaacacaacataaccatggaaaacactcaaatactaaataaagaaacaaacataaacaaacgcaaaattaaagaagccttacttatacaacaacttaaacccaaaataaaccaatataaaggaacgcctttatacctatattaatataataaaataaataaaattatatattcaaacatctaataccgccctctacattccgacactcagttacacaaccccttccaaacatgtggtcagcttccggtcagttacctctttatttctttgtgaacctgacgatgaccgaagaaggtcgaaacgttgttcgctcttctatgtaaaatattttctcaacccaaacgagccgtttttgcatatatatttctcgtttataattattgttgagGTTTTCAGTTTTAAGAAGTATAACAATTTATCCTAATTTTTACCTTTACAGTACAGcggaaaaataaatattgtgtgaaCGTTTGAATGTGGAAAGATCATTTAGTCACCGTTTTTTAGTTGTTACTTTGAAGACTAATTAGCCAATCATCAATCTGCAGTTGTTACTTTGAGAATACATCAACCAGTTACAGGGCTGTGgttaatttaagtttatttcagCCAATCACAGGTCTGTAGTTGTAGTTGTTAATAAACTTATCCACTGACCAGGTTCATCATGTATCAGTTTCCAAGGTGATGTTATCTTTACACCAAGTATGTTATAAGGTTATTTATTGGTTGGGTTAATTACCCATCATCTATTTTAAGAAGTACGCTCCACAAATAGAGAAATATAAAAGGTTAGTAGATCAGCGAAACTTATATAATGCGTGAAACTGGTTTATATATACTGGCTAGCTTCGTCTCAACCACTCCCTTTGGAATTTTTGCCAATTAGATTCTTATGAAGTATCCTACATTTATGTGGCGGCCAGGTTCATCTTCAACCAGTTGCCTGGCGATGTCTTTACACGTATTGCGGGCATCTTCTGGCATCTTATCATCAGATTCCCAGTATCTGCTGGCGGAATGGGCGTACATGGCTGCTGGGGTGGCATGAGTTACCCTTGTTGTAGTGACCAGCCCAGTAGCTTTACCTACAGGGAGATGAAGTAggacattttcaaaatttaacagaATCTAACTTTATTAACATAAAGTGGTTTTTCGCATTTAGCCATTGTCTTATTGTCATGTGACATTCAGAGGTTCATTTATGAAggtagtatttattattttttaatttagcaatgGTTTATGTAGTTATAGATTTTTCAAGTAAACCTAGACTGTGCTTTTTAGGGCATAGTTGTCCATGATTTTGAATCGTAGGACAAGAAGAAACTCaggaaaaataataagttaacagGACCCTTCGACAATTCTTTGGGGATCTTTTATCACAGCAAATAGTTGGGGTTAGCTGTCACACCCACGGCCATAAAGTGTGGAATGCGTTTTTAGGGAAAGTACCGCAAAATACGGGTTCTTGAATTCTAAGGTATGGCATGGAAACCACGCCTGGACTAGTAGAATACTGAGTGTGATAGctgttaagtaaaaaaaacaaacaaacaacaaattaaaaccaacaatatattatgtttattgtacaattatctttagttatttgACACTATATCTTACCCCCCGAAATCTAACGAAATATAAATCTATTTGGCCTGAGAACTGTAACAAAAACACGTTAACTGCTAATGCTTATTTTTAAACTTCTCTTAACTTGTCTATTGCGACTCGAAATCACAAATGAatagcactcgactcgtaatctgagggtcgcgggttcgaatcctcgtcatatcaAAAATGCTAactctttcatccgtggaggcgtttAGTggtgatcaatcctactattcaatggtaaaagagtagccgaagagttggcggggatggtgatgaatagctattttacactgctaaattagggacggctagcgcaggtagccctcgggtagctttgcgtgaaattaaaaaaaagacaaatataagtgaattaaaaaagaatatctcatttatatttttgtctccAATTGGTTACCGTTCAATAGTGTTTTCGTTCAGTGCGAGAATACATCACTTGAGTTGgaagacaaaaaatatatatgaaatgccATCTATATATATccagtataataatttaaaactttcaatttaAACATTCGAAAGTCGATGACATACTGGAAAACTAATAGGCctaaaactttttataaaaacaaattaactgcaAGTTCGTTTTTCAAATCTCTCTTATTCGATGACATACTGGAAAACCAATAGGCCtgaaacttgttataaaaactaattaactGCAGGTTCGTTTTTCAAATCTCTCTTATTCGATGACATACTAGAAAACTAATTGGTTTAgaacttgtatataaaaaaattaactacaGGTTTGTTTTTCAAATCTCTCTTATTTGCCTATTTCGCCACTTTTTGTCGATTTTCAtgtgataaacaacaacaaaacattaagtaATCCAGATAACAATAACATTGAATTCcatataataaaaccaacaaaaaagacTGATGACAATGAAGTCTActttcatgtgaaaaaaaaaagcaacatacaAGATAGGTAACAATGACTTTGGTTTCCATGAGATAAAAAAGAAGAACAGATAAGAAAGATAACAACGACTTTTATTTTCATGGGATAAAACCAAAGACAAGATAAATAACAATCTTTTCGAATTTCATGTGTTAACAATCAATAACCGATACGTATAATGATGACGTCAAATTTCACGTgataaaaccaacaaacaatttgttggtttgtttggaattatacACAAAGCTGTAAAATGGGTTACCTGTGGTTTGCCCACCAGGGgtgttgaaacccggtttctagcgttgcaagtccgcatacataccgttGTGCTAGTTGGTGGGATGGAGGTGAAAAAATGGCAAATCAAAGATGTTGGcttgatggttagggcactcgacatTCTCAATATGTGGGTTGTGGGATGAACCCCAGTCACCGaataagctcgccctttcagctatggcgACGTTGTATTGGGATGGTAACCCCAACTATTTCACAGTAAAGAGTGtgccaagagtcggcggtgaatGGTATTGACTCTGCCTTTCCTTTACTGCTatgatttaaaaattatgaaCGGACAgtgcaaatagccttcgagtagctttgcgcgaaattcgacaaCCAAACCTCTTAAGTTTTTTACgattttatatgctattttcttagttttaatatttatttatttatttataccgAAAATACTAACTTTATTTACTGTTGAAGACCATAATAATCAACTACTTGTTCTCTGTGCAACATATTAAAGCTTACCTTCTTGTTGTGTCCAGTCGGTTAAACAAGGGATCCTGGCGGTGATGCTAGATAAACAGTTTTCATAAAGTCCACTGTCATCCAGACCCAGTGTTTCGTAGCGACTTTTAACTCCACTCAGTAAAGCAGTGGCGCAAGCTCCCGAATCTCCCACTTGACTGTCgatgttgtatgtctatgtataCAGAGAAGTTGAGATGAGGTGTAACATTCAACCAATGTACAGTGTTACAGCccttgttggttatttttttaatggATTAGCCCGTTTCTAGCTTTTGGTTAAATGCGTTTTTTTTAATGCAAGACCAACAGTTTTCGTGGGAATCTCGAATTATTGTAAATTGAAGACCATATAACcgaaataaacacaattaaaaatataaaggaaTCATATTGAGTGACATAGCACCTCgactatttctttctttttgtaataCAACTTTAACAGCTTTTCTTTTCTCCTATTAACATAATTTAGATGGCGCGTATGTAGCGCAGAATCTGTGAATGGAGCAGGCTTCGCTTTTGTTCCTCAATGCAAGTCTTCTGTGTCCGTACAACCTAATAAGTGAGTTATTTGTATTTCGAGAAGCACtgttttagaagttttatttatagTCTAAACTACAGtcgtttattaaataaaattaagctCCTGGCTTCTAAATAATAGCAATgcgtattttaaatttttcgaCTGAAAAAGACAGTATCTGTGTGTCGTGAAAATACACTTTCTATGAATAATTTGATATACAAGTAATTATATTATTGGAGTCTTTAAAACTTACTGACACTAAGTTAGTCCAAACAGTTACGTGAAACAATGGAATATGTTCGATCAACttagtatctttattgcaacagtaattatttaaaaataggatttctagaataataatgaaaaatccTAATCGTAGATACCGACATCTGTGTAACCTGTGTTAGGCCTAACGATACTTAAGCCTTTACTAAGTTTGGAAtttatgcacaaagttacaccatGGACTTGTCTGTGTTCCGCTCATCACCTGTATCGGTGTGAGCCTGCAGACGTACTGTTGTGCCAATGGGAGGCACTTTATTAAATACGGCttatattcgataaagagatGAATTAAAATTCCAAGTTGTGTACGttgtttgctttagtttagttagggctaagCCTTACTGTACTTAGTATCAATAAACAAATTTACAATGTTATTCCACAACCTAACATTAAGGGAGAGCGAGCAGAACTGAAACACCTGCTCTAATTCTCAGATCTGTTGACCAATTAAAAAAACTAAGTTTAAATTGTCGTCCattttacaaaaatgaatatGACAATCATATTTTTGAGGTAGGtgttacagtaaaaaaatattattattcacccGTTAAAAGTTAAGTttaaggaactatactgtgtttTCTTGTGACTAAGAGAATAGAGCGACTAGTGTTATGAATCAACAAAGTTAGGTATATATCAAACGTTGGTGAAACTCCTGAATCTTTTGTGAATTATTTGCGAGtaaaaaatagtgataaacatttTATGAGATATTATAGTTCTTCCTAGTACCATTTATTCAGTGTTTCACAAAAgctaaaaaatttcaaaatatcataaaagaaaaaataggCATAGCACTTGTGCAACATGACACCATGCTGGAAACAGTAAAGGCAAATCAATACAAGTAGCAAAATATTGAGGGGTATCGAAAATGTACTTGCAAGATACGTAAAGAAATACAACAGTTATCCAAATACCAGACTGGCATCTCATTACACTCAAAGTCAAGTTTTCAATGAAAacgaaaaaacacaaaaaacattgcAGAATACCTAACAACTGCATCAAAGTTGTTTCATCATCTTATTCCTATCAAAGTGAGACAACAAGCTAATAAACTGGCTCTGAAGAACAAATTCAGAATACCAACAAACTGGATTGAGACAAAGATGGACGGAAATTATTGATTTACAGGCGTTATGCACAGGCATTCAACTCTCTCAGTCCGTTTTTCTGAGACAACAAAATTGATATGCGCATCTGTTTTCAGCAGACATACAGTGAATGACTTTTCAATCTTTTGGAAACACTTATAAGTGATAAGAATGTTGGAAGAAGAATACATCATATGAACGAAGAGTCCAAGGTTTGTAAGAAGGACCAGAAACAAGTGTGTCAAGTGATGTCGTGTGAACTTGTGACAGTTTGGGATATCATTTCTGCAGCACTGTTCCCAGCTCTGATAAGACAaaggaaaaatacaaaaacattttcctTACTGGTGCTTCTGAAGATTCCTTAGGATTGGTGTCTTAGTCTGGTTGGATGAATAGTAACCTATTCATAAAagtcatgaaacattttattcttcCAAGGAAAATCTTGTCATTCTAGTCAACAATAACCATGAGAGCCATCTGCCTGTAGGTGTTCTGGAGTATGCAAAGGACCATGGAGTACATACTATCATGTTGCAtctacacaaaaaataaaacccaGACACTAGATCAGTCTCATTTTGGCCCGATTAAGACCTACTTTATGCTGAGGCAAACAGCTCGATGACAGAAAACACTGGCAAAtgcattacaataaataaaatggcACAGTTGATGGATGCTGTATGGATAAAAGCTGCTACTCCAGCCAATATTACTGCTGGCTTCAAAACTTCTGTGAGACATGTCTTTTCAGATGACGATTTCCTTGCATCATCTATCACTAATAAACGTTACATTAACAATAATCAAGATGTTGCAGAACCAGGCCCACTTGTGACAGATACTGTTACATCATTACTAATGACTATGACGAGAAACCAGTCATCACCAAGTCCCTGTTGAGCATATCCATCTGATCACGTGAATAATGAGTTCATACATAAACCTTTTCGTCTGCACAGTTACAACCAGGTCTGAGTTGTGCAACTCGTCACGATGATTAGGTCAATACACAAATGTCTTCATCTGTACAGTCAAACCCCACTTCAGGTCCTACTGTCTTTATTACACTTGAACAAGTTTGGGAATTGCCAAAGGTAAGATGCTGCTATTTATTTAACAGCTTGAATCGGATTTCACAAAAGAAAATCTGAAATTGTTTCATTAGTATTTCGTGTATTGGTAAATTTTGCAGGTTGTTCAGAGAACATTTTATCAGACCGTGGtcgaaaaaagaaacaaatagtaTTAGCTATAACAACATCAGGAATGAAACATATGAAGAACGAAGCCCAAACCTAGACCAGCAAAAAGGGCAAAACAATACTTCACTAAGAGCCCTTAGAGACAGTTGGCGGTAGAGCCAAATAAAGACAGTCCATCCTCTCATGATGATGATGACAGTAActcttggaaagacagtccatcctctgatgatggtgatgacagtaactcttggaaagacagtccatCCTCTGATGATGATGACAGTATCTCTTGAAAGACAGTCCATCCTCTGATGATGATGACAGTATCTCTTGAAAGACAGTTCATCCTCTGATGATGATGACGATGACAGTAActcttggaaagacagtccatCCTCTGATGATGGTGATGACAGCAActcttggaaagacagtccatcctctgatgatggtgatgacagtaactcttggaaagacagtccatcctctgatgatgatgacagtatctcttggaaagacagtccatCCTCTGATGATGATGACAGTATCTCTTGGAAAGACAGTTCATCCTCTGATGATGATGACGATGACAGTAActcttggaaagacagtccatCCTCTGATGATGGTGATGACAGCAActcttggaaagacagtccatcctctgatgatgatgatgacagtatctcttggaaagacagtccatCCTCCGATGATGATGACAGTATCACTTGGAAAGACAGTCCATCgtctgatgatgatgatgatgacagtaactcttgaaagacagtccatcctctgatgatgatgacagtaactcttggaaagacagtccatcctctgatgatgatgatgacagtatctcttggaaagacagtccatCCTCCGATGATGATGACAGTATCACTTGGAAAGACAGTCCATCgtctgatgatgatgatgatgacagtaactcttggaaagacagtccatcctctgatgatgatgacagtaactcttggaaagacagtccatcctctgatgatgatgacagtatctcttggaaagacagtccatCCTCTGATGATGATGACAGTATCTCTTGGAAAGACAGTTCATCCTCTGATGATGATGACGATGACAGTAActcttggaaagacagtccatCCTCTGATGATGGTGATGACAGCAActcttggaaagacagtccatcctctgatgatgatgatgacagtaTCTCTTGGAAAGACAGTACATCCTCTGATGATGATGACAGTAActcttggaaagacagtccaCCCTCTGATGATGATGACGATGACAGTAACTCTTGGAAAGACAGTTCATCCTCTGATGATGATGACAGTATctcttggaaagacagtccatcctctgatgatgatgatgatgacagtaactcttggaaagacagtccatCCTCTCATGATGATGACAGTATctcttggaaagacagtccatcctctgatgatgatgatgatgatgacagtaactcttggaaagacagtccatcctctgatgatgatgacgatgacagtaactcttggaaagacagtccatcctctcatgatgatgatgatgacagtaactcttggaaagacagtccatcctctcatgatgatgatgacagtaactcttggaaagacagtccatattctgatgatgatgacagtatctcttggaaagacagtccatCCTCTGATGATGATGACGATGACAGTAACTCTTGAAAGACAGTTCATCCTCTGATGATGATGACAGTATCTCTTGGAAGACAGTCCATcctctgatgatgatgatgatgacagtaactcttggaaagacagtccatCCTCTCATGACGATGATGACAGTAActcttggaaagacagtccatcctctgatgatgatgacagtatctcttggaaagacagtccatcctctgatgatgatgacgatgacagtaactcttggaaagacagttcatcctctgatgatgatgacagtatctcttggaaagacagtccatcctctgatgatgatgatgatgacagtaactcttggaaagacagtccatcctctgatgatgatgacagtatctcttggaaagacag
Proteins encoded in this window:
- the LOC143251891 gene encoding alkaline phosphatase-like isoform X1 — encoded protein: MCALNDYEISVSIYKRYVLIWIVACMLNQSAYCQDRWHWYQKSKGNLLRNLKHERNYNVAKNIILFVGDGMGLTTITAARILRGQHRGQSGEETSLAFDKFEHVALAKTYNIDSQVGDSGACATALLSGVKSRYETLGLDDSGLYENCLSSITARIPCLTDWTQQEGKATGLVTTTRVTHATPAAMYAHSASRYWESDDKMPEDARNTCKDIARQLVEDEPGRHINVILGGGRRHFLPQSIRDPESPANVGRREDGRNLIEEWLKDKEVRELRHRFVWKKEDFEVVDTGKIDYLLGLFDYSHMTYETDRDSSPSGEPSLAEMTQKAIEILRRNPHGFFLLVEGGRIDHAHHFNNAYRALTDTLALESAVNKALEMTREDDTLIVVTSDHSHVFTFGGHPKRGNPILGTDDHVSDVDSLPYTTLLYSNGPGYSRNFPLGRQNLTGIDTEHKNYVQQSAVPRRWDTHGGEDVTVYAHGPMSHLFRGVFEQTYIPHAMAYAACIGPNKDTCDRGRHNHQTQSHDCPPVEERDTSNWSNRSVKKNSPISLWRMVIITILFGWWNVKCYMSSNAMNVTQVSIKT
- the LOC143251891 gene encoding alkaline phosphatase-like isoform X2; protein product: MGLTTITAARILRGQHRGQSGEETSLAFDKFEHVALAKTYNIDSQVGDSGACATALLSGVKSRYETLGLDDSGLYENCLSSITARIPCLTDWTQQEGKATGLVTTTRVTHATPAAMYAHSASRYWESDDKMPEDARNTCKDIARQLVEDEPGRHINVILGGGRRHFLPQSIRDPESPANVGRREDGRNLIEEWLKDKEVRELRHRFVWKKEDFEVVDTGKIDYLLGLFDYSHMTYETDRDSSPSGEPSLAEMTQKAIEILRRNPHGFFLLVEGGRIDHAHHFNNAYRALTDTLALESAVNKALEMTREDDTLIVVTSDHSHVFTFGGHPKRGNPILGTDDHVSDVDSLPYTTLLYSNGPGYSRNFPLGRQNLTGIDTEHKNYVQQSAVPRRWDTHGGEDVTVYAHGPMSHLFRGVFEQTYIPHAMAYAACIGPNKDTCDRGRHNHQTQSHDCPPVEERDTSNWSNRSVKKNSPISLWRMVIITILFGWWNVKCYMSSNAMNVTQVSIKT